A single Anopheles arabiensis isolate DONGOLA chromosome 2, AaraD3, whole genome shotgun sequence DNA region contains:
- the LOC120898830 gene encoding HEAT repeat-containing protein 5B isoform X3: MGHIENLSLFRYIRDAATQSLKHFPQLHPFDSSSPDGAEAQEEEEAEAELSARMELSHSLTLNEAALSQLPEQKRPVFIFEWLRFLDKVLVAAQKSDIKGCQKKLVEQLTQHIQGAPGPPTRKLIARCLATLFSVGDTFLLFETVNKCNDILKNKDDSPSYLPTRLAAICVVGCMYEKLGRMMGRSYEETVQILLKSLKNAESQSRIEIMMTLEKVCAGMGSAIANVHKDIYKAVRYCLTDRVMAVRVAASNCLLEMTGHAPFLYTTELESLASLCFRAFDGCNYEVRCAVARLLGTLIACTQNGSLRNFSSMTASASSTKSLRPVSLDEALGVLMAGFLRGGVSFLKGTGEIIKGSSGVNREVRVGVTHAYVVFVQTMGGLWLERNLQPFLVHVLDLVANPKAASSHVDAVYSRKCINFILRSVIGKMLGEKAQSSACKELVHLIAKQMNSIDFNPENAKDSNQETLFSQHLLVCALQELGSLVLLLGTTAQNLLADQSLNFIDAICAVLIHPCMAARLAAAWCLRCVCVAVPGQITPLIDRFIDAIEKMRTSPDAISGYSGALAAVLGGVRYSPLGIPHTRGKIIFNTAEELLRTASQNSRLSLNRTQAGWLLIGAIMTLGVPVVKGLLPRMLLLWRNAFPRSTKELESEKARGDAFTWQVTLEGRAGALSVMHSFLLHCPELVTDDITRRLLTPIESALAMLINITSVLKNYGQHLKAPTAMVRLRLYETLSLLPANALESSYTHLLRMLVSEFTLTENPANTTTSFLRQMCHGDDSIILGTWLQDTDHRTIEDQLQPNSAAGSGALEHDACCLYRGIAAGEQCPGPLPLGVAVIDMSVILFGLIFPKVANKHRLQMLEHFGECIKHAKSSRQEAVQMNIFTALLSGLKGLTETKSAIGQDDVRKSATNLIIGALTSANPILRCAAGEALGRIAQVVGDSRVTAELAQTSFDRLKSARDVVTRTGHSLALGCLHRYVGGMGSSQHLNTSVSILLALAQDGSSPVVQVWSLYALSLIADSGGPMFRGYVEPSLSLALKLLLTVPQSHVDVHQCIGRVLSALITTIGPELQGDANSVATARSSFLCAAAIMQAHSDPLVQAEATGCLQQLHLFAPRNVNLSTLVPNLCQNLSSNYLMLRKAAVSCLRQLTTREAKEVCEHAANLVSDEDRYALSDYGLPGVLFGMLDTESDSQMVRNIHDTITSMLQILAAENLSQWLSMCKNVLTVASDASVGAEGTLPGAAGGGGGGAGGAGGGGGGGGSGAAGKDGAAGDHRGEGDDGDDDDDDDDDDNMEFHAEDHQATHPAVQPRWPTRVFAAECVRKVIATCENASANHFDLLAAKEMQMTKSRGDFLVLHLSDLIRMAFMAATSDSDQLRLEGLKTLQEIIDKFAHVPEPEFPGHLLLEQFQAQVGAALRPAFSQDTPSHVTAAACEVCSAWIGSGVARDLNDLRRVHQLLVSNLSKLSSRTNSTQLYNESMATLEKLSILKAWGQVYIMAMVGHGAAPASQMLKALSSSAGSPSQLAGASAAQPKEFSRLAFDDEFGDFESRGESLLSLVQPELDNLSKHWLAALKDYALLSLPAEYASQLPHDGGAFYTNDTMNLSKPHYLISWPSILYAAALWLNAEGFRQGDDEGQLSRAQEEDRANANDVPSAKGQTASVTNSGTAATAISHGSPSADRFHLIFGICMEALCSTRTNEKLDSVIACLQSLYTVFDSAWSREMLMQNKTLPVELCNVLHRLILTRDSVQVQYLCISILKQTIAAANECLEREKEVERRKKVARIATTGGEQGEQAGENNGNDEPVEEPSHELDFLGEGGEEGEILPGKSLVYAVLEVVLCLLARQIPGMNPSQSTRVANEQLQRQLAQAQNGLIKLGDDNCLLVAHAIQSLNELPKLCSPLGALSILPTILYLTTGVIKEVATKSVHDESPIASTNVVVQAAVQLLKTLATDRYGRHELSGEEWCKLLQSALGRLIDLTKTGCEETKMDEVTVMLAIAVFLLHSPAGVVSVLNLQYPCINHFRQCFQSASLPVRLKCVQTMRSIFANGDLRVSTPYIHALAPRLIEQLYSEQARNPTNEHELALVLEGITTVETLIALAEPQNRELMQGIQMLTLLVPILINYLDDPEEPKQLAPQQQQRTKSKYVTALNDHAIQWLMKIGLKYPQEFKTFMAQAPDLRRKLEAAIKRNQMNATLQKSKSEAANAAARNSAAQQQKPTIQLKTDFSNFSFA; the protein is encoded by the exons ATGGGGCACATCGAAAATCTGTCGCTATTTcg CTATATTCGCGACGCGGCGACACAGTCGTTAAAACACTTCCCGCAGCTTCACCCGTtcgacagcagcagccccgACGGCGCAGAAGCgcaggaagaggaggaagcggAGGCGGAACTAAGCGCCAGAATGGAGCTGTCGCACAGTCTCACGCTCAACGAGGCCGCCCTCAGCCAGCTGCCTGAGCAGAAGCGGCCCGTATTCATCTTCGAATGGTTGCGCTTCCTGGACAAGGTGCTGGTCGCGGCCCAAAAGTCCGACATCAAGGGCTGCCAGAAGAAGCTGGTCGAGCAGCTGACGCAACACATCCAGGGGGCGCCGGGGCCGCCCACGCGCAAGCTGATCGCCCGCTGTCTGGCCACCCTCTTCTCGGTCGGCGACACGTTTCTGCTGTTCGAAACGGTCAACAAGTGCAATGACATACTGAAAAACAAGGACGATTCGCCGAGCTACCTGCCGACTCGGCTGGCCGCGATCTGCGTGGTGGGCTGCATGTACGAGAAGCTTGGCCGCATGATGGGCCGCTCGTACGAGGAGACGGTCCAGATCCTGCTCAAGTCGCTCAAGAACGCGGAATCGCAGTCGCGCATCGAGATCATGATGACGCTGGAGAAGGTGTGCGCCGGCATGGGCTCGGCCATCGCGAACGTGCACAAGGACATCTACAAGGCGGTGCGGTACTGTCTGACCGATCGCGTGATGGCGGTGCGGGTGGCCGCCTCCAACTGTCTGCTGGAGATGACCGGGCACGCCCCGTTCCTGTACACGACCGAGCTGGAAAGCTTGGCCTCGCTGTGCTTCCGCGCGTTCGACGGCTGCAACTACGAGGTGCGGTGCGCGGTGGCCCGGCTGCTCGGCACACTGATCGCCTGCACGCAGAACGGCAGCCTGCGCAACTTTAGCAGCATGACGGCGTCGGCCTCGAGCACGAAATCGCTCCGGCCGGTGTCGCTGGACGAGGCGCTCGGCGTGCTGATGGCGGGCTTTCTGCGCGGCGGCGTCTCCTTCCTGAAGGGCACGGGCGAAATCATCAAGGGCAGCTCGGGCGTAAATCGGGAGGTGCGCGTCGGCGTCACCCACGCGTACGTGGTGTTCGTGCAGACGATGGGCGGGCTGTGGCTGGAGCGCAACCTGCAGCCGTTCCTGGTGCACGTGCTCGACCTGGTGGCCAACCCGAAGGCGGCCTCGTCCCACGTCGATGCGGTGTACTCGCGCAAGTGCATCAACTTCATACTGCGCTCCGTCATCGGCAAGATGCTGGGCGAGAAGGCGCAATCGTCCGCCTGCAAGGAGCTGGTACACCTGATCGCGAAGCAGATGAACTCGATCGACTTCAATCCGGAGAACGCGAAAGACTCCAACCAGGAGACGCTGTTCAGCCAGCATCTGCTCGTGTGCGCGCTGCAGGAGCTGGGCagcctggtgctgctgctcggcacCACCGCGCAGAACCTGCTCGCCGACCAGTCGCTCAACTTCATCGACGCCATCTGCGCCGTGCTGATCCATCCGTGCATGGCGGCCCGGCTAGCGGCCGCCTGGTGTTTACGGTGCGTTTGCGTTGCCGTGCCAGGGCAGATCACGCCACTGATCGATCGGTTTATCGATGCGATCGAGAAGATGCGCACCTCGCCGGACGCCATTTCCGGGTACAGTGGAGCGCTGGCGGCCGTGCTCGGTGGCGTACGGTACTCACCGCTTGGGATACCGCACACGCGCGGGAAAATCATCTTCAACACCGCCGAAGAGCTGCTGCGTACGGCAAGCCAGAACAGCCGGCTGTCGCTCAATCGAACGCAGGCCGGCTGGCTGCTGATCGGAGCCATCATGACGCTGGGGGTGCCGGTGGTGAAGGGTCTGCTGCcccggatgctgctgctctggAGGAACGCATTTCCCCGCTCGACCAAGGAGCTGGAATCGGAGAAGGCACGCGGGGACGCCTTCACCTGGCAGGTGACGCTCGAGGGCCGGGCCGGGGCGCTGTCCGTGATGCACAGCTTCCTGCTGCACTGTCCCGAGCTCGTGACGGACGATATTACGCGCCGGCTGCTGACACCGATCGAGAGCGCTTTGGCGATGCTGATCAA caTAACGTCCGTGCTGAAAAACTACGGCCAGCATCTGAAAGCACCGACGGCGATGGTACGCCTGCGGCTGTACGAAACGTTATCGCTGCTGCCCGCGAACGCGCTGGAATCGTCCTACACGCACCTGCTGCGCATGCTGGTGTCGGAGTTTACGCTGACGGAGAATCCGGCCAACACGACCACCTCCTTTCTGCGGCAGATGTGCCATGGGGATGATTCGATCATACTGGGCACCTGGCTGCAGGACACCGACCATCGCACGATCGAAGATCAG CTTCAACCGAACAGTGCCGCCGGTTCGGGTGCCCTGGAACACGATGCCTGCTGCCTGTACCGTGGCATCGCTGCCGGTGAGCAGTGCCCGGGCCCGCTGCCGCTCGGCGTCGCCGTGATCGACATGTCCGTCATACTGTTCGGGCTAATCTTCCCCAAGGTGGCGAACAAGCACCGGCTCCAGATGCTGGAGCACTTTGGCGAGTGCATCAAGCACGCGAAAAGCTCGCGCCAGGAAGCGGTCCAGATGAACATCTTCACCGCCCTGCTCAGCGGGCTGAAGGGTTTGACCGAGACGAAGTCAGCGATCGGGCAGGACGATGTGCGCAAGAGCGCAACGAACCTGATCATCGGCGCGCTGACCAGTGCCAATCCGATACTGCGCTGTGCGGCGGGAGAGGCGCTCGGCCGCATCGCCCAGGTGGTGGGCGATTCGCGCGTAACGGCCGAGCTGGCCCAGACCAGCTTCGATCGGTTGAAGTCGGCCCGGGACGTGGTGACGCGCACGGGCCATTCGCTGGCCCTCGGCTGCCTCCATCGGTACGTCGGCGGGATGGGCTCGTCGCAGCATCTGAACACGAGCGTGTCGATACTGCTGGCGCTCGCCCAGGACGGCAGCTCGCCGGTCGTACAGGTGTGGTCGCTTTACGCACTGTCGCTGATAGCCGATTCCGGCGGTCCCATGTTCCGCGGGTACGTTGAGCCGTCGCTGTCGCTCGCGCtcaagctgctgctgaccgTCCCGCAATCGCACGTGGACGTGCACCAGTGCATAGGGCGTGTGCTGAGCGCCCTGATCACGACGATCGGGCCGGAGCTGCAGGGCGACGCGAACTCCGTTGCAACGGCGCGCTCGTCGTTCCTGTGCGCGGCCGCCATCATGCAGGCGCACTCGGACCCGCTGGTGCAGGCGGAGGCGACGGGCtgcctgcagcagctgcacctGTTCGCGCCGCGCAACGTCAACCTGTCGACGCTCGTCCCGAACCTGTGCCAGAACCTGAGCAGCAACTATTTGATGCTGCGCAAGGCGGCCGTCTCCTGCCTGCGCCAGCTGACGACGCGCGAAGCGAAGGAGGTGTGCGAGCACGCGGCCAACCTGGTGAGCGACGAGGACCGGTACGCGCTGTCGGATTACGGGCTGCCGGGCGTGCTGTTCGGCATGCTCGACACGGAAAGCGACAGCCAGATGGTGCGCAACATTCACGACACCATCACCTCGATGCTGCAGATACTGGCCGCGGAAAATCTGTCCCAGTGGTTGAGCATGTGCAAGAATGTGCTTACCGTCGCGTCGGATGCGTCGGTCGGCGCGGAAGGCACGCTTCCCGGTGCAGCGGGAGGAGGAGGCGGCGGGGCCGGTGGtgctggcggtggcggtggtggtggtggtagtggggCAGCCGGCAAGGATGGCGCTGCCGGGGACCACCGGGGCGAAGGAGACGAtggcgacgatgacgatgacgacgatgacgatgacaatATGGAGTTCCATGCGGAGGACCACCAGGCAACGCATCCGGCGGTGCAGCCGCGCTGGCCGACCCGCGTGTTTGCGGCCGAGTGCGTGCGCAAGGTGATTGCGACGTGCGAAAATGCCAGCGCGAACCATTTCGATCTGCTGGCGGCGAAGGAGATGCAGATGACCAAGTCGCGCGGCGACTTCCTGGTGCTGCATCTGTCCGACCTGATCCGGATGGCGTTCATGGCGGCGACGAGCGATTCGGACCAGCTGCGGCTGGAGGGCCTGAAGACGCTGCAGGAAATCATCGACAAGTTTGCGCACGTGCCGGAGCCCGAGTTCCCGGGCCACCTGCTGCTCGAGCAGTTCCAGGCGCAGGTCGGGGCGGCCCTGCGGCCCGCCTTCTCGCAGGACACGCCGTCCCACGTGACGGCGGCCGCGTGCGAGGTGTGCAGCGCGTGGATCGGGTCCGGTGTCGCGCGCGATCTGAACGATCTGCGGCGCGTCCATCAGCTGCTTGTGTCGAACCTGAGCAAGCTGAGCAGCCGCACCAACAGCACGCAGCTGTACAACGAAAGCATGGCCACGCTGGAGAAGCTGAGCATCCTGAAGGCCTGGGGCCAGGTGTACATTATGGCGATGGTGGGGCACGGTGCCGCCCCGGCCAGCCAGATGCTGAAGGCGCTCAGCTCGTCCGCCGGCTCCCCTTCGCAGCTGGCAGGTGCGTCCGCCGCCCAGCCGAAAGAGTTCAGCCGGCTGGCGTTCGACGACGAGTTTGGCGATTTCGAGAGCCGGGGCGAAAGCTTGCTCTCGCTAGTGCAGCCCGAGCTGGACAATCTGTCCAAGCATTGGCTGGCGGCGCTGAAAGACTACGCACTGCTGTCGCTGCCGGCGGAGTACGCGAGCCAGCTGCCCCACGACGGGGGAGCGTTCTACACGAACGACACGATGAATCTTTCCAAACCGCACTATTTGATTTCGTGGCCATCGATCCTGTACGCGGCAGCCCTGTGGCTGAACGCGGAAGGATTCCGGCAGGGCGACGACGAGGGCCAGCTGTCCCGCGCCCAGGAAGAGGACAGAGCGAACGCGAACGATGTGCCGAGCGCGAAGGGACAAACGGCGTCCGTCACGAACAGTGGCACCGCCGCCACTGCGATATCGCACGGTAGCCCGAGCGCGGACCGGTTCCACCTCATCTTTGGCATCTGCATGGAGGCGCTGTGCAGTACGCGCACGAACGAGAAGCTGGACAGTGTGATCGCCTGCCTGCAGTCGCTCTACACGGTGTTCGATTCGGCCTGGTCGCGCGAGATGCTCATGCAGAACAAAACGCTCCCCGTGGAGCTGTGCAACGTGCTGCATCGGTTGATACTGACGCGGGACAGCGTGCAGGTACAGTACCTGTGCATTTCGATACTGAAACAAACGATAGCGGCCGCGAACGAGTGTCTGGAGCGGGAGAAGGAGGTGGAGCGGCGAAAGAAGGTGGCACGCATCGCCACTACTGGCGGCGAGCAGGGCGAGCAAGCGGGTGAAAATAATGGTAACGACGAACCGGTGGAAGAGCCATCCCACGAGCTGGACTTCCTCGGCGAAGGCGGAGAAGAGGGCGAAATATTGCCCGGCAAGTCGCTAGTGTATGCGGTGCTGGAGGTCGTTCTGTGCCTGCTAGCGCGCCAGATACCGGGCATGAACCCGTCCCAGAGTACGCGCGTGGCGAACGAGCAGCTGCAGCGCCAGCTGGCCCAGGCCCAGAACGGGCTGATCAAGCTCGGCGACGACAACTGTCTGCTGGTGGCGCACGCAATCCAAAGCCTGAACGAGCTGCCGAAGCTGTGCTCGCCGCTTGGCGCCCTGTCCATCCTGCCCACCATCCTGTACCTAACGACGGGCGTCATCAAGGAGGTGGCGACCAAATCGGTGCACGACGAGTCGCCGATCGCCAGCACGAACGTGGTGGTGCAGGCGGCGGTGCAGCTGCTGAAAACGCTCGCCACCGACCGGTACGGGCGGCACGAGCTGTCCGGCGAGGAGTGGTGCAAGCTGCTGCAGAGCGCCCTCGGCCGCCTGATCGATCTCACCAAGACGGGCTGCGAGGAGACGAAGATGGACGAGGTGACGGTGATGCTGGCGATCGCGGTCTTTCTGCTGCACTCGCCGGCCGGCGTCGTGTCGGTGCTGAACCTGCAGTACCCGTGCATCAACCACTTCCGGCAGTGCTTCCAGAGCGCCTCGCTGCCGGTACGCCTGAAGTGTGTGCAGACGATGCGCTCGATCTTTGCGAACGGCGACCTGCGCGTGTCCACGCCGTACATACACGCGCTCGCACCCCGGCTGATCGAGCAGCTGTACTCGGAGCAGGCGCGCAACCCAACCAACGAACACGAGCTGGCGCTGGTGCTGGAAGGTATAACGACGGTGGAGACGCTGATTGCACTGGCGGAACCGCAGAATC GAGAATTGATGCAAG GCATCCAGATGCTAACCTTGCTCGTACCCATCCTCATCAACTACCTGGACGATCCAGAGGAACCGAAGCAGTTAGCGccccagcaacaacaacgaaccAAATCGAAGTACGTGACCGCACTGAACGATCACGCCATACAGTGGCTAATGAAGATCGGGCTAAAGTATCCGCAAGAGTTCAAAACGTTCATGGCACAAGCGCCCGACCTGCGCCGCAAGCTGGAAGCGGCCATCAAGCGCAACCAGATGAACGCCACGCTGCAGAAGAGCAAGAGCGAGGCGGCCAATGCGGCCGCCCGGAACAGTGCCGCCCAGCAGCAGAAACCGACGATACAGCTGAAGACGGATTTCAGCAATTTTAGCTTCGcatag